Proteins from a genomic interval of Shewanella seohaensis:
- a CDS encoding SLBB domain-containing protein, with amino-acid sequence MLQQVKKFILMGLSASILMCSQAQALTPSPQMIEQFKQLPKAEQQRLARQYGIDPSIISGSQTQPQIANPQVVSERQVQPERTNATNDKKEKAELDFSVDSSNLKLRRFGYEMFAGEPSTFAPVSDVPVPSEYLVGPGDNIKVQLYGKENKEYDLVINREGVIQFPELGPIPVNGLTFSELRETLAQRIQQQMIGIESNITMGELRSIRIFVAGDAYKPGSYTVSSLSTITQALFVAGGVNEIGSLRNIQLKRNGKLVGTLDLYDLLLKGDASGDLRLHSGDVVFIPSIGGLVSVSGEVRRPAIYELKNNETMADVITMAAGLNPGAYPKSSSIERYNSKSLKTVVNVDLTSDQGKMTLAKAGDVIRVKNASEQFESAVTVVGAVVRPGKYQWFAGQKISDIFPSIWGDLAISADLDYALVVREVNEYGDIEVHQFSPGKAISNNNSDQDIELKARDKVIVFNFSDDVQNRFELNKLVKQRVEKVTSLNTNTLISSDLFKAGFVQLDKSRITQRTQLAGVVVTDKTDSEDVAVVKGVVNKMLANLFDDTELLKLSNQMARQELLYPVMVKLNNQGRAGAGIQVVGIDGQVRLPGLYPLTAGAKVNDLVVAAGGLKEGAYTARAELTSTVVDNSGSKTEHKNIDLALALQNNSSANLLLSGRDILTVMTTPDWQETKVVEVRGEVKFPGRYNIRRGETLSDLITRVGGFTEYAALPSAVFVRESVRQQEQIEIKKLADQLRRDIATRGISKDGTVVNYADAQLMLTDLENIKAVGRLVVDLPAISLGITQADLQLEDADILYVPSTKQTISVMGEVQHPATHRFKEGLTIDQYLAMSGGARERADEGRTYVIQANGSVLMPSRSSWFSGGEQLQPGDTVIVPLDTEYKDNLTLWSQVTGIIYNTAVAISAISGL; translated from the coding sequence GTGTTACAACAAGTCAAAAAATTCATCCTAATGGGTTTAAGTGCCTCTATATTGATGTGCTCTCAAGCGCAAGCGCTTACACCCTCTCCGCAAATGATTGAACAATTCAAACAATTACCCAAAGCAGAACAACAGCGCTTAGCAAGACAATACGGAATTGATCCCAGTATTATTTCTGGTAGTCAAACGCAGCCACAGATAGCTAATCCGCAGGTTGTTTCCGAGCGTCAAGTTCAGCCTGAGCGTACTAACGCAACAAATGATAAGAAAGAGAAAGCTGAATTAGATTTTTCTGTGGACTCTTCTAACCTCAAACTTCGTCGTTTTGGTTATGAAATGTTTGCGGGTGAGCCAAGCACTTTTGCGCCAGTATCCGATGTGCCAGTACCCAGCGAATATCTTGTTGGGCCTGGCGATAACATCAAAGTGCAGCTTTATGGAAAAGAGAATAAAGAATACGACTTAGTGATAAATCGCGAAGGAGTGATTCAATTCCCTGAGTTAGGCCCTATCCCTGTAAATGGTTTAACGTTTTCCGAATTGAGAGAAACTCTGGCGCAACGTATTCAGCAACAGATGATAGGTATTGAATCCAATATCACCATGGGTGAATTACGCTCAATTCGTATCTTTGTGGCAGGTGATGCTTACAAACCTGGTTCATATACAGTTTCTAGCTTATCGACTATTACACAAGCGCTGTTCGTTGCTGGTGGTGTTAACGAAATTGGCTCGTTACGTAATATTCAATTAAAACGAAATGGTAAGCTCGTTGGAACCCTAGACTTATATGACTTACTGCTAAAGGGTGATGCATCAGGCGACCTTCGCTTACATTCTGGTGATGTAGTGTTTATTCCGTCTATTGGTGGCCTAGTAAGTGTCTCTGGTGAAGTAAGACGTCCCGCTATTTATGAGTTAAAAAACAATGAAACCATGGCTGATGTTATTACAATGGCCGCTGGTTTAAATCCTGGGGCATACCCTAAAAGCAGCTCTATTGAGCGTTACAACAGCAAATCGTTAAAAACTGTTGTCAACGTCGACCTCACCAGTGATCAGGGGAAAATGACTCTAGCCAAAGCGGGTGATGTGATTCGTGTTAAAAACGCCTCAGAACAATTTGAAAGTGCTGTGACCGTTGTGGGGGCAGTTGTTCGTCCTGGTAAATACCAATGGTTCGCAGGACAAAAAATTAGCGATATCTTTCCTTCTATTTGGGGAGATTTAGCCATCTCTGCTGATTTAGATTATGCCTTGGTCGTTCGTGAAGTTAACGAATATGGGGATATTGAAGTCCATCAGTTTTCACCTGGAAAAGCGATTAGTAATAATAATAGTGACCAAGATATTGAGTTAAAAGCTCGTGATAAAGTAATTGTTTTTAACTTTTCTGACGATGTGCAAAACCGTTTTGAGCTTAACAAGTTAGTTAAACAACGTGTTGAGAAGGTTACTTCTTTAAACACTAATACCTTGATCAGTTCAGATTTATTCAAAGCAGGCTTTGTTCAGCTTGATAAGAGCAGAATAACTCAGCGCACGCAGTTGGCTGGTGTAGTTGTAACAGACAAAACAGACTCAGAAGATGTGGCCGTGGTCAAAGGCGTAGTCAACAAAATGTTGGCTAACTTATTTGATGACACTGAGTTACTCAAACTCAGTAATCAAATGGCACGTCAAGAATTACTCTATCCTGTTATGGTCAAGCTTAATAATCAGGGCAGAGCAGGTGCTGGTATTCAGGTTGTTGGGATTGATGGTCAGGTACGTTTACCTGGGTTGTATCCACTAACAGCGGGAGCAAAAGTGAATGATTTGGTTGTTGCAGCTGGTGGCCTAAAAGAAGGCGCCTACACAGCCAGAGCTGAATTAACCTCAACGGTAGTTGATAATTCAGGCTCAAAGACTGAGCATAAGAATATTGACTTAGCGTTAGCGCTGCAAAATAACTCAAGTGCAAATTTGTTGTTATCTGGCAGAGATATTCTCACTGTAATGACCACGCCTGACTGGCAAGAAACCAAAGTGGTTGAAGTAAGAGGTGAGGTGAAATTCCCTGGTCGTTACAATATTCGTCGTGGTGAAACCTTAAGCGATTTAATCACTCGTGTAGGTGGTTTTACTGAATATGCTGCATTACCTTCGGCAGTATTTGTGCGTGAGTCTGTGCGTCAGCAAGAACAGATTGAAATCAAAAAGCTGGCTGACCAGCTCCGTCGTGATATTGCTACCCGCGGGATTTCAAAAGATGGCACAGTAGTTAATTATGCCGATGCACAGTTAATGTTAACCGACCTTGAAAACATTAAAGCGGTTGGTCGTTTAGTCGTGGATTTACCAGCAATTTCACTCGGTATTACTCAGGCTGATTTGCAGTTAGAAGATGCTGACATTTTATATGTCCCTTCAACTAAACAAACGATCTCTGTGATGGGCGAAGTCCAACATCCTGCTACCCATAGATTTAAAGAAGGTTTAACAATCGACCAGTATCTAGCAATGTCAGGTGGTGCGAGAGAACGTGCTGATGAGGGAAGAACCTATGTTATTCAGGCTAATGGTTCAGTTCTAATGCCTTCGCGTTCAAGCTGGTTTAGCGGTGGTGAGCAATTGCAACCTGGTGATACTGTGATTGTTCCATTAGATACTGAATATAAAGATAACCTGACACTCTGGTCGCAAGTAACAGGCATAATTTATAATACTGCCGTAGCAATTTCTGCTATCTCAGGTCTATAG
- the rfaH gene encoding transcription/translation regulatory transformer protein RfaH → MKAWYLLYCKPRSEARAQQNLALQNLETYLPMVSEEKSQRGQKRICRVPLFPNYLFINFDPSQTSVKQVNSTRGVSRIVNCQEKMTPIDDRIIHAIRMKELTPSQAVLDHELELKTGEKIRFKDGPFVDLEGIFQEKCPNKRCHVLFNIMGQSKVVVVPENSVTRL, encoded by the coding sequence ATGAAGGCATGGTACCTTTTGTACTGTAAACCTCGTAGTGAAGCGAGGGCTCAACAGAACTTAGCGCTTCAAAATTTAGAGACATACTTACCGATGGTTTCTGAAGAAAAATCTCAACGCGGGCAGAAGCGGATCTGTCGTGTACCTCTATTCCCAAATTATCTGTTCATCAATTTCGACCCAAGCCAAACCAGTGTTAAGCAGGTCAACTCTACTCGTGGAGTGAGCCGTATCGTCAACTGCCAAGAAAAAATGACACCTATTGACGATCGTATTATTCACGCCATTCGCATGAAAGAATTAACGCCTTCCCAAGCGGTTTTAGACCATGAATTAGAACTAAAAACCGGGGAAAAAATTCGCTTTAAAGACGGCCCTTTTGTGGATTTAGAAGGCATTTTTCAAGAGAAATGCCCGAACAAGCGCTGTCATGTGTTGTTTAATATTATGGGGCAGAGCAAAGTTGTAGTTGTTCCAGAAAATTCGGTCACGAGGTTATAA